In Paenibacillus sonchi, the genomic stretch GTTTCTTCCTGCAGGATCTCATCCCAATCGTTGCCAAACATCTCCGTTCTCCTTCCGCTCCCATGCGTGTTATTCATTCATTACCTGTTATTACCCAAAATATAGCCGGCTCCCGGCAGATTATTTACGCCCGTAATCCGCCTTGATCTCTCCCCATTCCCTGGTTTGCCACTTCAGGATTTTGTTGGTATATGTATTCGTCTGCAGCCAGCGTTCCGCGCGGTCAATCAGCGTCCAGATTTCCTCTGTGGAAGCATCGCGCGGCAGTGTGGTGGCCACCTTCTTCTGCTTGACCCATTTCATGGCATTCACGGAATCGCTGTAGATCGTCCGGCTGCTGCCCTCTTTCTTCAGCAGGGCCAGCGCGTGGACAATCGCCAGGAACTCGCCAAGATTATTGGTGCCTTTGGAAATAGGTCCGCAGGAAAAAATAATGTCTCCGGTCTGCGTATCCACACCCTTATATTCCACAGGCCCGGGGTTGCCCCGCGTCCCCACATCCACGGAAATGCTGTCATACTCAATCTCTGCCGGGGCTGCTTCGGCTGTGCTGCGCTTATAGGAGCTTGCCGGTTTGCTTTTGCCAGCTCCGGCTGCGGCTGCTCCGCTTCCCCAATTGCCCTTCCAGCCAGCTTTGTAGGCGGCATCCGCTGCGGCCCTGGATTCATAGGATTTATATTTTGCACCCGTATAATGATCCGTCTGTGCCTGGCATTCCGCCCATGTTCCGTATACACCGGGCTTTTTGCCTTCCCAGACCACATAAAATTTCTGCTTAGCCATTGTGTACTCCCCCTTCCTCCCGCAATTGCAGCTCAAAAGAATATTGTAATCCAAACAGCGGCGAGTTTGAAGTCCAAAATAACGAAGCCTGAAGCCGCAGCATATCCGGCGGATAATAACCCGGCTTGGGGTTCATAATATCCCCATGGAAATTAGTCCAGCACCGCAAGTGTAGTATCGACAATTCTCTGCAGCTTGCTCCGGTCCGGGTTGATTTTGACCATGACCCGAAGCCCTACCAGCGCATTATGCAGGAATACCGCAAGGTCAGCCGCCCGGTGATGTTCAGCGATTTCTCCGCTCGCCTGCCCGCGGGTTACCAATTGCTCCAGCAGCCGCTCCGCATCGAGAAACGCATCGTTTACCCTGGAGATGGTCTCCGGGTCGTGATTGGCCAGTTCAACAGCCGAGTTCACAAGCAGACAGCCTGCGGGGTCCGTGTCCTGCTTATGGATGATCATATCGAACAGCCGGCGGATGGCTTCTTTGGCGGAATCCACGCCTTCTACGCGCCCTTCCATTCTGCTGGCGGTCATCTCTGCAAAACGTTCCATGGATTTTATATATAAAGAATGCTTGTCACCAAAAGTATCGTACATGCTCCGCTTGTGAATGCCCATACCGGCAACCAGATCCTGCATCGAGGTTTTCTCATAGCCCTGCTGCCAAAAAACATTCATCGCCTTGCCCAGCACGTTGTCGACATCAAATTCTTTGCTTCTAGCCATGATCATGCCCCTTTCTGCTTTTATTTTATCATTTATAGAACGTTCGGTAAATATTAACCAGAGGGAGGACATTCACATGAAAAAGCTTGCAGTCTTAGCGGCGATATTCGTTCTGACCCTGCTTGTCGGATGCGGAAGCTCAGCTAACAACAATAACACGGCAGGCACAAATACGCCGGCAAGCAACGGGAACACCGGCACTGCCACCGCTGCACCAGATGCTGTAACCTCGGCTTCCGTGGTTGACAACGGCGAGGATTTCAAAAAAGCGATCAGCAAGGAAGGCACCTGGATTGCCGCCACACTGAAGGATCTGAGCTTTACAGAGGATCTCGTCGTCGAAGGAGAATTCAGCAACAAAGGTAAACCGGCACGCAAAATCGCGCTGTACACGCAAGATGCGGATCACAATATCACCAACTCTTTTAGACTGACGGCTCCCAAAATTACGATCAAAAGTGAAAATACCCAGATCCAAGGCGGCACTTTTGTTGGTGATGTCTATGTGGAAGCGAACGGCTTCAAAGTGGTGAATGCCACCATTGAGGGCAATGTCTATTTCTCCGATGATAAATACCAGGCTACCTACAGTGCTTCGGACCAGGGGAAAGTAACCGGCGTAACCGAGGTCAAAAAATAATTACAACGCCACCGCGAAGGTGCTTCCTCATGGCTTAACTGCCGGGGGAGCACCTTCGCGGTTATGGGAGCTAACCAATTTACAAAGCTTCAACAATTATAGCCAGTATCTCTGCTCCATCCATACAAATTTGTGAATTTCCGGGTGTCTTTATGCTGTGAGAATGGATGTTGTTGGAAATCAAAATGTTTAGGAACAGGGGATTGCGTTTAAGTTAGGGCGGTAGGATACACACTTCTGCTGAAGCGCTAAGGAGGATGACTATTCAATGTTCCAACGCATGGATGAGATCATGATCGAGATTCCCGATGTCGAGAAGCCGGACCCTAATGCCGCAGCCGCCGTACAAGAACTGCTCGGAGGAAAATTCGGCGAGATGTCCACACTTAACAATTATCTCTATCAATCTTTTAACTTCCGTTCCAAAGACAAGCTGAAGCCCTTCTACGATCTGGTAATGAGTATAACGGCCGAAGAGCTGGGCCACGTCGAGCTGGTATCGCATGCGGTAAATAAATGCCTCAGAGGCTCGACAGCGTACAAGCAACCAGACTCTACCCCGCTGGATGCCGTAAAAGATGCCCGTCTGTCCTATCACTTCCTGGCCGGAGCCCAGGGGGCGATGCCGTTCGATTCCATGGGCAATCCATGGACCGGGGCCAACGTATTCAACAGCGGCAACCTGGTGGAGGATCTGCTGCATAACTTCTTCCTGGAATGCGGAGCAAGAACACACAAAATGAAGGTCTATGAAATGACCGATCATCCGGCTGCGCGTGCGGTAGTCGGTTTCCTGCTCGTCCGCGGCGGAGTCCATGTGGTGGCCTATGCCAAAGCGCTGGAGATTGCAACGGGCGTCAACGTAACCAAGCTCGTGCCCGTCCCTTCCCTCAGCAACAAGTCATTTACCGAAGCTGCCAAATATGAAGAAAAAGGGGTGCACACCAAGCTGTACACTTGGAGCGACAAAGATTTTAGCTCCATTGGCCAGATCTGGAAGGGCACCCATCCTGAAGACGGCCTTCCGCTGGAGGTGATTCAGGGAGTGCCCGAAGGCGTGCCTATCCCTGAAGCGCCAGAATCCAAGGAAGAGTTCGCACCGGGCATTTCCGCTGACGAATTCAAGGAAATTGCCAAACGCCTCAAGATGGCGGGGAATATACATGATTAGGCGGGCATGAGTCTAACGGTTAGTCTGATATGGGCTAGCAGAAGCAGCCTCGCAATTGATTAAAAGAACGGCACTTGTCCAGCTAGTAGAAACGGTTGCGCCGTCCTCCCGGGACAGCGCAGCCCGTCTTGGTCTTAGCTTTACCTGGAGAACGATTTCCCGTGAATCCTACAGCAACTCTTTAAGTGGAAAAAGGGACACTAATTTGCTGGAGTACCCTATCCTCGGGCAGATGAAGTGGCACTAATTTACTGGAGTACCCTATCCTCGGGCAGATGAAGTGGAAAAAGGGACACTAATTCAGCTCATTTCGCCATTTTTCAAGAAAAGTAGCCCAATTAGATTTACTTTTTCCACTTAAATCTCAAGATTACTTAATTTTCGGAAAAATAAGTTCCCTTTTTCCAACTAGTACCTGCGAAGATGCATGTAAGCAAGTGTTAGTTGGAATTAGG encodes the following:
- the rnhA gene encoding ribonuclease H, with protein sequence MAKQKFYVVWEGKKPGVYGTWAECQAQTDHYTGAKYKSYESRAAADAAYKAGWKGNWGSGAAAAGAGKSKPASSYKRSTAEAAPAEIEYDSISVDVGTRGNPGPVEYKGVDTQTGDIIFSCGPISKGTNNLGEFLAIVHALALLKKEGSSRTIYSDSVNAMKWVKQKKVATTLPRDASTEEIWTLIDRAERWLQTNTYTNKILKWQTREWGEIKADYGRK
- a CDS encoding TetR/AcrR family transcriptional regulator encodes the protein MARSKEFDVDNVLGKAMNVFWQQGYEKTSMQDLVAGMGIHKRSMYDTFGDKHSLYIKSMERFAEMTASRMEGRVEGVDSAKEAIRRLFDMIIHKQDTDPAGCLLVNSAVELANHDPETISRVNDAFLDAERLLEQLVTRGQASGEIAEHHRAADLAVFLHNALVGLRVMVKINPDRSKLQRIVDTTLAVLD
- a CDS encoding manganese catalase family protein, which codes for MFQRMDEIMIEIPDVEKPDPNAAAAVQELLGGKFGEMSTLNNYLYQSFNFRSKDKLKPFYDLVMSITAEELGHVELVSHAVNKCLRGSTAYKQPDSTPLDAVKDARLSYHFLAGAQGAMPFDSMGNPWTGANVFNSGNLVEDLLHNFFLECGARTHKMKVYEMTDHPAARAVVGFLLVRGGVHVVAYAKALEIATGVNVTKLVPVPSLSNKSFTEAAKYEEKGVHTKLYTWSDKDFSSIGQIWKGTHPEDGLPLEVIQGVPEGVPIPEAPESKEEFAPGISADEFKEIAKRLKMAGNIHD